One genomic window of Chitinophagales bacterium includes the following:
- the purH gene encoding bifunctional phosphoribosylaminoimidazolecarboxamide formyltransferase/IMP cyclohydrolase gives MKKIKSALISVFHKDGLEPVIEQLKNLNIRIYSTGGTQSFIEKQGAKVLPVEELTSYPSILGGRVKTLHPKVFGGILSRRDNQADVEVLEEYEIPEIDLVIVDLYPFEQTVAAGGTEQEIIEKIDIGGISLIRAAAKNFKDVLVVASRSEYANLLEVLDNNDGGSSIDERKSFAKSAFDISSHYDTAIFNYFSDNEQGHKLKLSMDNAKVLRYGENPHQQGLYFGELDALFEKLNGKELSYNNLVDIDAALALIQEFNDTTFVVIKHTNACGVATRGTLLEAWKDALAGDPVSAFGGILSCNRKVDVATAEEISKLFFEVLIAPDYEPEALELLTAKKNRIVLKQKQKVNYKRQVKSCLNGMLVQDYDVKRETEADLKTVTKLSPNQVQVDDLLFANILVKHLKSNTIVLAKGSQLLSMGCGQTSRVDALKQAIHKAEAFGFDLSGAVMASDAFFPFPDCVEIAAEAGIKSVIQPGGSVKDQLSIDACDEKGLSMVFTGTRHFKH, from the coding sequence TTGAAAAAAATTAAATCTGCGCTTATATCTGTTTTTCATAAAGACGGATTAGAGCCTGTAATTGAGCAGCTAAAGAATTTGAATATTAGAATATATTCGACAGGAGGAACACAAAGTTTTATTGAAAAACAAGGTGCAAAGGTTTTGCCTGTTGAAGAATTGACCAGTTACCCCAGTATTTTGGGCGGAAGGGTAAAAACTTTACACCCAAAAGTATTTGGCGGCATTCTTTCCCGCAGGGACAATCAAGCGGATGTGGAAGTATTGGAAGAATACGAAATCCCTGAAATTGATTTGGTCATTGTGGATTTATATCCTTTTGAGCAAACTGTTGCTGCCGGGGGAACAGAGCAGGAAATTATTGAGAAAATAGATATTGGCGGCATTTCATTGATTCGTGCAGCGGCCAAAAATTTCAAGGATGTATTGGTAGTTGCATCCAGAAGTGAATATGCCAATTTGCTCGAGGTTTTGGATAATAATGATGGAGGCAGTTCTATTGATGAAAGAAAATCATTTGCCAAATCCGCTTTTGATATCAGCTCGCATTACGATACTGCAATTTTCAATTATTTCAGCGATAATGAGCAAGGCCATAAATTGAAGCTGAGCATGGACAATGCCAAGGTATTGCGCTATGGGGAAAACCCACATCAGCAAGGTTTGTACTTTGGCGAATTGGATGCTTTGTTTGAAAAATTAAACGGCAAGGAACTCTCCTACAATAATTTGGTGGATATTGATGCTGCATTGGCATTGATTCAGGAATTTAACGACACCACATTTGTAGTTATCAAACATACCAATGCCTGTGGCGTGGCCACAAGAGGTACACTTTTAGAGGCATGGAAAGATGCATTGGCAGGTGATCCTGTTTCTGCATTTGGCGGAATTTTGTCCTGCAATAGAAAAGTAGATGTGGCGACTGCCGAGGAAATCAGCAAATTGTTTTTTGAAGTACTGATTGCGCCAGATTATGAGCCGGAAGCACTTGAGCTTTTAACAGCCAAGAAAAACAGAATAGTACTGAAGCAAAAGCAAAAAGTAAATTACAAAAGGCAGGTAAAATCTTGCTTGAATGGCATGTTGGTTCAAGACTATGATGTGAAAAGAGAAACAGAAGCCGACCTAAAAACAGTCACCAAATTATCTCCCAACCAAGTGCAGGTAGATGATTTGTTGTTTGCAAATATTTTGGTGAAGCATTTGAAATCCAACACCATTGTGCTGGCAAAAGGAAGTCAGTTGCTTTCAATGGGCTGTGGGCAAACCTCCAGGGTAGATGCGCTCAAACAGGCCATTCACAAAGCAGAGGCCTTTGGCTTTGATCTTTCGGGTGCCGTAATGGCTTCCGATGCGTTTTTCCCTTTTCCTGATTGTGTGGAAATTGCTGCCGAGGCCGGAATAAAATCCGTGATTCAACCGGGAGGATCGGTAAAAGATCAATTATCTATTGATGCTTGTGATGAAAAGGGCTTGTCAATGGTATTCACAGGCACAAGGCATTTTAAACATTGA
- a CDS encoding rod shape-determining protein, with protein MGLFNFFNKEIAIDLGTANTLIIADGKVIVDEPSIVAIDRTTNQVIAVGKKAMQMHEKTHENIKTVRPLKDGVIADFNAAENMIKEMIKMIYKKPPLISPQYTMVICIPSGITEVEKRAVKDSAEHSGAREVYLIYEPMAAAIGIGIDVEEPMGNMIIDIGGGTTEIAVIALSGIVCDQSIRVAGDEFTLDIIDFMRRQHNMMIGERTAENIKINIGSALTELENPPDDYPVNGRDLMTGIPKQIYISYSEIAHAIDKSISKIEEAVLRGLENTPPELAADIYKTGLYLTGGGALIRGLDKRLSQKTKLPVHVADDPLRAVVRGTGQALKNIGKFSFLMA; from the coding sequence ATGGGATTATTCAATTTTTTTAATAAGGAAATAGCCATCGATTTGGGCACAGCAAATACGCTGATCATTGCCGATGGCAAAGTTATAGTTGATGAGCCGTCTATTGTAGCTATCGACAGAACAACCAACCAGGTAATTGCCGTGGGCAAGAAAGCCATGCAGATGCATGAGAAAACCCACGAAAATATTAAAACAGTGCGTCCGCTGAAAGATGGTGTGATTGCAGATTTCAATGCTGCCGAAAATATGATCAAGGAAATGATCAAAATGATCTACAAAAAACCGCCTTTGATTTCTCCGCAATACACTATGGTCATTTGTATTCCTTCGGGAATTACTGAAGTAGAAAAACGCGCTGTAAAAGATTCGGCAGAACATTCCGGAGCACGCGAGGTCTATTTGATTTATGAACCGATGGCTGCGGCAATAGGTATTGGTATTGATGTGGAAGAACCGATGGGAAATATGATTATCGATATTGGTGGTGGAACTACTGAAATTGCTGTAATTGCTCTTTCTGGAATTGTCTGCGACCAATCCATCAGGGTTGCGGGTGATGAATTTACCCTTGACATTATTGATTTTATGAGGCGTCAGCACAATATGATGATTGGTGAAAGAACAGCTGAAAACATCAAGATAAATATTGGCTCGGCACTCACAGAACTGGAAAACCCACCGGATGATTACCCGGTAAACGGACGTGATTTGATGACGGGTATTCCCAAACAAATTTATATTTCCTATTCGGAAATTGCGCATGCAATAGATAAATCCATCTCAAAAATTGAGGAGGCAGTACTAAGGGGCTTGGAAAATACTCCTCCAGAACTTGCAGCAGATATATATAAAACCGGGCTGTACTTAACAGGAGGTGGTGCTCTGATCAGAGGACTTGACAAGCGTTTGTCGCAAAAAACAAAATTGCCGGTACATGTTGCAGATGATCCGCTTAGAGCAGTAGTGAGAGGAACAGGTCAGGCATTGAAAAATATAGGGAAGTTTTCATTCCTAATGGCTTAA
- the mreC gene encoding rod shape-determining protein MreC — MRNLFLFIERYRTFLLFLLLEGFCFFLVINFHSYQRSSFLNSANFVTGNVYKTYDNAISYLYLGRVNDSLRVENARLYSQLPNAHGRIPEPEKEICEFDPPQIYKYISAKVINNSTDKVNNYITLDIGRKDGIEKNMGVIGPKGVVGIVTNVSENFASVMSVLHKDCRISAKIKRSNYSGSVSWNAYSNRQAELIGIPNHVDIVKGDTVLSSGFSSVFPEDVPIGIVDDYSIPNGSNFYDIKINLFTEFSRLHYVYVVNYLFKSEKKKLEALND, encoded by the coding sequence ATGCGTAACTTATTTCTATTTATTGAGAGATACAGAACATTCCTGCTTTTTCTGCTTTTGGAAGGCTTTTGCTTCTTTTTGGTTATTAATTTTCACAGCTATCAGCGCAGCAGTTTTCTGAACAGCGCGAATTTTGTGACCGGCAATGTCTATAAAACTTATGACAATGCAATTTCTTACTTGTACCTAGGAAGGGTAAATGACAGTTTGCGGGTAGAAAATGCAAGACTTTACTCTCAATTGCCCAATGCCCATGGCAGAATTCCTGAACCTGAGAAAGAGATTTGTGAGTTTGATCCTCCACAGATATATAAATACATCAGCGCCAAAGTGATCAACAACAGTACCGATAAGGTCAACAATTATATCACCCTTGATATTGGCAGAAAAGACGGAATAGAAAAAAACATGGGCGTAATTGGTCCAAAAGGTGTAGTGGGGATAGTGACCAATGTTTCTGAAAATTTTGCTTCCGTAATGTCTGTTTTGCACAAAGACTGTCGCATCAGCGCCAAGATCAAACGATCAAATTATAGTGGCTCAGTGAGCTGGAATGCATACAGCAACAGGCAGGCAGAACTAATTGGAATACCTAACCATGTGGATATTGTGAAAGGAGACACCGTACTAAGCAGTGGATTTTCCTCTGTATTCCCTGAAGATGTTCCAATTGGAATTGTTGATGATTACAGCATTCCCAACGGAAGTAATTTTTATGATATAAAAATAAACCTCTTTACTGAATTCAGCCGATTGCACTATGTGTATGTCGTGAATTATTTATTTAAAAGTGAAAAAAAGAAATTAGAAGCACTCAATGATTAG
- the mreD gene encoding rod shape-determining protein MreD: MIRQLLQLIALFIMQVLVINNLELSAYINPYIYPLIILSLPLNTARTTILFYAFAVGLAMDFFCNTAGMHAAAMLWLAYMRPFIFKSLSPRSNINAEEMLSVKSIGFTSFLYYSLILIFLHHFLYFFLEVFSFNQFFHTLLKIILSTFFSALLVIITAILFAPNKLRT, encoded by the coding sequence ATGATTAGACAATTGCTCCAGTTAATTGCCCTGTTTATTATGCAAGTATTGGTCATCAATAATCTTGAGCTAAGTGCGTATATCAATCCATACATCTATCCGCTCATCATTTTAAGCTTACCACTAAATACAGCGCGTACTACTATCTTGTTTTATGCTTTTGCAGTGGGACTTGCTATGGATTTTTTCTGCAATACTGCCGGAATGCATGCCGCTGCTATGCTCTGGTTGGCATATATGCGCCCCTTTATTTTTAAATCGCTTTCGCCCCGATCTAATATCAATGCCGAAGAAATGTTAAGTGTGAAAAGTATTGGGTTTACATCGTTTTTATACTACAGCCTGATTTTGATTTTTTTACACCACTTTTTATACTTTTTCCTGGAAGTATTCAGTTTCAATCAATTCTTCCATACACTGTTAAAAATCATACTAAGTACTTTCTTTTCAGCCTTATTGGTTATAATTACAGCTATACTCTTTGCCCCAAATAAACTTAGAACTTAA
- the mrdA gene encoding penicillin-binding protein 2 — protein MDLNKNRKIFIQLFFVSVLVAFLAKLFYLQIYDDSYKDLASQNVIRKITLYPNRGLIYDREDRLIVQNDPVYDLYVIPQQVRSLDTLKFCRLLSIEKEDFIKRMQKISAYSRYRPSIFLKQLTAEDYTQFLEHNFDFPGFYGEIRTTRKYPHASAAHILGYTGEVNRALIEKEKYYKSGDYIGISGLEKHFEKSLRGKRGKKFILVDVMNRDKGPFNDGNFDTTAVSGEKLYTTLDIKLQQYGESLMQNKKGSIVAIEPASGEVLALVSSPNYNPNILTGRERGEAFKALQKDTLDPLYNRALMSSYMPGSIFKIIQALVGQQMGVLKPSTAFYCDGSKIGDHVTPGYYALFEAIKQSSNQYFYLAFKKMINQNIAESTFEDSRIGLDKWKEMVVSFGLDQKLPIDFGNTRSGYIPGSDYYDGIYGKGRWAFSTIYSISIGQGEVEMTPLQMANLSAIVANKGFYYVPHMIRGVSEPGIIDTLYTTKRHTVVDSQYFDIVMDAMQGVLEGEGGTARMSRIEGITICGKTGTVENPHGKDHSVFIAFAPREDPKIALGVIVENSGYGSTYAAPILSLMIEKYLNDTISDKRKWLEKRMLEADLIKQEE, from the coding sequence GTGGATCTGAACAAAAACAGAAAAATATTTATCCAGCTCTTTTTTGTAAGTGTGCTTGTAGCTTTTCTGGCAAAGTTGTTCTATCTACAGATTTATGACGATTCGTATAAAGACCTGGCCAGTCAGAATGTGATTCGAAAAATTACACTATATCCCAATCGAGGATTGATTTATGATAGGGAAGATCGCCTTATCGTACAAAATGATCCTGTTTATGATCTATATGTAATTCCACAGCAGGTGAGGAGCCTTGATACATTGAAATTTTGCAGATTGCTTTCTATAGAAAAAGAAGATTTTATTAAGCGGATGCAAAAAATCAGTGCATATTCGCGTTACAGGCCATCTATATTTTTAAAACAATTAACAGCTGAAGATTATACACAGTTTTTAGAGCATAATTTTGATTTTCCTGGTTTTTATGGAGAAATAAGAACAACGCGTAAATACCCCCATGCTTCTGCTGCACACATTCTGGGATATACAGGCGAAGTGAATAGAGCTTTGATAGAAAAAGAAAAGTATTATAAATCAGGTGACTATATCGGTATTAGCGGGCTGGAAAAACATTTTGAAAAAAGCTTAAGGGGTAAAAGGGGGAAAAAATTTATCCTGGTAGATGTGATGAATCGGGATAAAGGCCCTTTTAATGATGGTAATTTCGATACCACTGCAGTTTCAGGAGAAAAGCTATACACAACACTTGATATAAAACTTCAGCAATACGGTGAAAGTTTGATGCAAAATAAAAAAGGAAGCATTGTTGCTATAGAACCTGCGAGTGGTGAAGTATTGGCATTGGTAAGCAGTCCGAATTACAATCCAAATATTTTAACGGGAAGAGAGCGGGGCGAAGCCTTTAAAGCACTTCAAAAAGACACGCTTGACCCATTGTACAACAGAGCCTTAATGTCGAGCTATATGCCCGGTTCAATTTTTAAGATCATACAGGCATTAGTGGGGCAACAAATGGGCGTATTGAAACCAAGTACTGCTTTCTATTGCGATGGCAGTAAAATAGGGGATCATGTGACACCGGGATATTATGCGCTTTTTGAAGCTATAAAACAGTCGAGCAATCAATATTTTTACCTGGCTTTTAAAAAAATGATCAATCAAAATATTGCGGAATCAACTTTTGAAGATTCACGAATAGGATTGGATAAATGGAAAGAAATGGTAGTGAGTTTTGGTCTGGATCAAAAATTACCTATTGATTTTGGCAATACACGCAGCGGCTATATACCAGGATCTGATTATTATGATGGAATTTATGGCAAAGGCAGGTGGGCGTTTAGTACTATCTATTCCATTAGCATTGGCCAGGGAGAAGTAGAAATGACCCCTCTACAAATGGCCAATCTTTCAGCTATTGTTGCCAATAAAGGCTTTTATTATGTGCCGCATATGATTAGGGGTGTTTCGGAGCCGGGAATTATAGACACGCTATACACCACTAAAAGACATACTGTAGTTGATTCACAGTATTTTGATATTGTAATGGACGCGATGCAAGGTGTTTTGGAAGGAGAGGGAGGTACAGCACGGATGTCAAGAATTGAAGGGATTACCATTTGTGGTAAAACAGGGACTGTTGAAAATCCGCATGGTAAAGATCACTCTGTATTTATCGCTTTTGCCCCTCGAGAAGATCCCAAAATAGCCCTTGGGGTAATTGTAGAAAACTCTGGATATGGCTCAACATACGCAGCTCCTATATTGAGTCTTATGATTGAAAAGTATCTCAATGATACTATTTCCGATAAAAGAAAATGGCTCGAAAAAAGAATGTTGGAAGCTGATTTAATCAAACAAGAAGAATGA